In Musa acuminata AAA Group cultivar baxijiao chromosome BXJ2-8, Cavendish_Baxijiao_AAA, whole genome shotgun sequence, one genomic interval encodes:
- the LOC103995950 gene encoding uncharacterized protein LOC103995950 isoform X1, producing MDSRGTVESPEAARPAAVALDFTDAEVASSRARIPRRIRRRLLEGKSSGPSSVEEIEAKLRDADLRRQQFHEWLTSKARPKPRSPSWSSGEDDPGQRLEAKLFAAEQKRLSLLTKSQMRLARLGELRQAAKSGVRMRFEREREELGTRVESRVQQAEANRMRLIKAHLQRRAAIQERTTRSLLQRIIRENKYKECALSAIFQKRAAAEKKRMGLLEAEKKRAHARVVQARRIAKTVYHRRETERRRMKEQLESRLQKAKRQRAEYLKQRGSPRSTARLNLIRHGDFLSRKLARCWRRFVRLRRTTFALAKAFQVLELNEESIKSMPFEQVALLIESTTSLKTMKALLERLESRFSLLLSSGPSGVENIDHLLKHLASPNRKVPTNRTPGERGGTKRGAVRESRSVETTMSRYPVRVVLCAYMILGHPNAVFSGQGERETALRESAISFLQEFELLIKVILGGPKTARLSSQSFSDVSLDLHKESSNSLPREQSFRCQLRTFDSAWRSYLYRFVVWKVKDARSLEEDLVRAACQLELSMLQTCKMTAEGQPLDLSHDMRAIQKQVIEDQKLLREKVRHLSGNAGIERMESALSDTRFKFFEAKENGSPLANPLAHISSTSASKSLGKQLVSVSHEHKVEIKGRSNRVVRSLFGISSSTQPRVGTEVQNVDVQSSCTVGTQSSPTENELLVNEIMHWGHGSFSSNPDTIKSEEIGIKIKETMEKAFWDGILESLKTGRPDYGRILGLVKEVRDELCDLAPQSWKQDILNSIDLDILSQVLDSGSQDIDYFGNILENVLVMLQKLSSPANEDDMRKAHQKMLNSLTDIARSSDKQSNSFVVASIKGLRFVLEQIQTLKKEVSVARIKLMEPLIKGSAGLEYLQKAFTDSYGSPLEAANSLPATLRWLSPLSNSLEEEWSEHIDLCSIFLANHGLPVTAVRTGGSLSASSKQHDGLFNASGVDELPECNGEMVDKLVRIGLLKLASAIEGLTSETIPETLKLNVLRLRTVQSQFQQIIVIATSILVLRQVLLSEKSVASSELEAVILKTVKGLSELLKSSPDVGVKDIIEVVVRSSSSYSNTSSETKLQSRKEMMAGMLTKSLQNDNAVFAKVSRSIYLAARGVVLGGSGARGRKLADAALKRVGATMLSDQVVNVGNVLIMMAIVTGRVHDPWYRVLV from the exons ATGGATTCTCGGGGGACGGTGGAGTCGCCGGAGGCCGCGAGGCCCGCGGCGGTGGCGCTCGACTTCACCGACGCGGAGGTGGCGTCATCCCGCGCGAGGATCCCCAGGAGGATACGGCGGAGGCTCCTGGAGGGCAAGAGCAGCGGCCCCTCCAGCGTGGAGGAGATCGAGGCCAAACTCAGAGATGCCGACCTCAGGAGACAG CAATTTCATGAATGGTTAACGAGCAAGGCAAGACCAAAACCAAGAAGCCCCTCATGGTCATCAGGAGAGGATGATCCTGGTCAAAGGCTTGAAGCAAAACTTTTTGCAGCCGAACAAAAGAG GTTGAGCCTTTTGACAAAGTCACAGATGCGGTTGGCTAGGTTGGGTGAGTTACGACAAGCTGCTAAAAGTGGGGTAAGAATGCGTTTTGAGAGGGAACGTGAAGAACTGGGCACAAGAGTTGAATCTCGTGTACAACAGGCCGAGGCAAACCGCATGCGCCTTATTAAGGCTCATCTTCAGAGAAGGGCTGCCATTCAGGAGAGAACTACAAGATCTTTGTTGCAACGGATTATCCGAGAAAACAAGTATAAAGAATGTGCGCTTTCTGCAATCTTCCAGAAGCGTGCTGCTGCTGAGAAAAAAAGGATGGGTTTGTTAGAAGCAGAAAAGAAAAGAGCACATGCTAGAGTAGTGCAGGCACGGAGGATAGCCAAAACTGTGTACCATCGAAGAGAAACTGAAAGGAGAAGAATGAAAGAGCAGTTAGAAAGTCGGCTTCAAAAG GCAAAGCGACAAAGGGCAGAGTATCTGAAACAAAGAGGTAGCCCACGTAGTACTGCACGACTCAATTTAATCAGACATGGAGATTttctttcaagaaaattagcaag GTGCTGGAGGCGGTTTGTGAGATTGAGGAGGACTACTTTTGCTTTGGCTAAAGCTTTTCAGGTTTTGGAATTAAATGAGGAGTCTATTAAAAGTATGCCATTCGAACAGGTTGCTCTCCTGATTGAATCAACCACATCACTTAAGACAATGAAAGCCTTGCTGGAACGGCTGGAGAGCCGTTTTTCACTTCTACTATCATCTGGACCATCAGGTGTGGAGAATATTGATCATCTGCTTAAGCATCTGGCTTCTCCAAATAGAAAAGTTCCAACTAACAGAACACCAGGAGAGAGAGGTGGAACAAAAAGAGGGGCCGTCAGAGAATCTAGGAGTGTTGAAACAACAATGTCTAGGTACCCAGTTAGAGTAGTTCTCTGTGCTTACATGATATTAGGCCATCCAAATGCTGTTTTCAGTGGTCAAGGGGAGCGTGAGACTGCCTTGAGAGAGTCCGCTATAAGCTTTCTTCAGGAGTTTGAGTTGTTAATCAAGGTGATATTAGGTGGTCCTAAAACTGCTCGCTTATCAAGTCAATCATTTTCAGATGTGTCTTTGGATCTTCATAAAGAGTCATCTAATAGTTTGCCTCGGGAGCAAAGTTTCAGATGCCAGCTGAGAACATTTGACTCAGCATGGCGTTCTTACCTGTACAGGTTTGTGGTATGGAAAGTGAAAGATGCTAGATCTCTGGAGGAAGATCTTGTGAGAGCTGCTTGCCAGTTAGAATTGTCAATGTTGCAGACATGCAAGATGACTGCAGAAGGACAGCCATTAGATCTTAGTCATGATATGAGGGCTATACAAAAGCAG GTTATTGAAGACCAGAAACTTCTAAGGGAGAAAGTACGACACCTGAGTGGCAATGCTGGTATTGAAAGAATGGAAAGTGCTTTATCAGATACAAGGTTCAAATTCTTTGAAGCAAAAGAGAATGGAAGCCCTTTAGCAAACCCTCTTGCTCATATTTCATCAACTTCAGCATCTAAATCTCTGGGAAAACAATTGGTTTCCGTGTCTCATGAGCACAAAGTTGAGATtaaagggagatcaaatcgtgtGGTTCGTTCTCTGTTTGGAATTTCATCTTCCACGCAGCCCCGAGTTGGTACAGAAGTTCAAAATGTAGATGTTCAATCCAGTTGCACAGTGGGAACACAGTCGTCACCCACGGAGAATGAACTCCTTGTGAATGAAATAATGCATTGGGGCCATGGATCTTTTTCTAGTAATCCTGACACTATCAAATCTGAAGAGATTGGTATCAAG ATTAAAGAGACAATGGAGAAAGCATTTTGGGATGGAATATTGGAATCTTTGAAGACAGGCAGACCTGACTATGGTAGAATACTAGGCCTTGTGAAGGAGGTACGAGATGAGTTATGTGATTTGGCTCCACAGAGTTGGAAGCAAGATATTCTCAATAGTATTGACCTTGACATTCTATCTCAG GTCCTTGACTCAGGCTCTCAGGATATAGATTATTTTGGAAATATTCTAGAGAATGTTCTGGTCATGCTGCAGAAACTCTCTTCTCCTGCAAATGAAGATGACATGAGAAAAGCCCACCAGAAGATGTTGAATAGTTTGACAGATATTGCTCGATCCAGTGACAAACAGAGTAACTCTTTTGTTGTTGCCTCGATCAAGGGTCTGCGTTTTGTTTTGGAACAAATACAG ACACTGAAAAAGGAAGTCAGTGTAGCCCGTATCAAGTTGATGGAACCACTCATCAAGGGATCTGCAGGGTTGGAGTATTTGCAGAAGGCATTCACTGACAGCTATGGATCTCCTCTTGAAGCTGCTAATTCTCTTCCAGCAACTCTTCGTTGGTTATCCCCATTAAGCAATAGTTTGGAAGAGGAATGGAGTGAGCATATTGATCTCTGTTCTATTTTCTTGGCAAATCAT GGTCTTCCTGTCACTGCTGTTCGAACAGGTGGTAGCCTTTCAGCATCATCAAAACAGCATGATGGTCTTTTTAATGCTTCAG GTGTTGATGAACTACCAGAGTGCAATGGAGAAATGGTGGACAAGTTGGTAAGGATTGGTTTGCTAAAACTTGCAAGCGCGATAGAGGGATTGACATCTGAGACCATCCCCGAAACTCTTAAACTTAATGTTTTGAGATTAAGAACTGTTCAGAGTCAATTCCAGCAGATAATTGTCATTGCAACAAG CATTTTGGTCCTTCGACAAGTTCTCCTCAGTGAGAAATCTGTTGCGTCTTCGGAGTTGGAAGCTGTAATATTAAAAACTGTTAAAGGGCTCTCAGAGCTCTTGAAAAGTTCACCTGATGTGGGTGTCAAAGATATTATTGAGGTGGTGGTGAGATCATCAAGCTCATACTCAAATACCTCTTCGGAAACAAAGCTCCAGAGCAGAAAGGAGATGATGGCAGGAATGCTTACAAAAAGTTTGCAAAACGATAATGCTGTCTTCGCAAAGGTTTCACGGTCGATCTATTTGGCAGCACGAGGAGTCGTACTTGGTGGGAGCGGGGCCCGGGGGAGGAAACTGGCAGATGCAGCGCTCAAGCGAGTCGGGGCCACGATGCTCTCTGACCAAGTGGTTAATGTGGGCAACGTGCTTATTATGATGGCGATCGTCACCGGCCGTGTTCATGACCCATGGTATAGGGTCCTGGTATGA
- the LOC103995950 gene encoding uncharacterized protein LOC103995950 isoform X2 has protein sequence MDSRGTVESPEAARPAAVALDFTDAEVASSRARIPRRIRRRLLEGKSSGPSSVEEIEAKLRDADLRRQQFHEWLTSKARPKPRSPSWSSGEDDPGQRLEAKLFAAEQKRLSLLTKSQMRLARLGELRQAAKSGVRMRFEREREELGTRVESRVQQAEANRMRLIKAHLQRRAAIQERTTRSLLQRIIRENKYKECALSAIFQKRAAAEKKRMGLLEAEKKRAHARVVQARRIAKTVYHRRETERRRMKEQLESRLQKAKRQRAEYLKQRGSPRSTARLNLIRHGDFLSRKLARCWRRFVRLRRTTFALAKAFQVLELNEESIKSMPFEQVALLIESTTSLKTMKALLERLESRFSLLLSSGPSGVENIDHLLKHLASPNRKVPTNRTPGERGGTKRGAVRESRSVETTMSRYPVRVVLCAYMILGHPNAVFSGQGERETALRESAISFLQEFELLIKVILGGPKTARLSSQSFSDVSLDLHKESSNSLPREQSFRCQLRTFDSAWRSYLYRFVVWKVKDARSLEEDLVRAACQLELSMLQTCKMTAEGQPLDLSHDMRAIQKQVIEDQKLLREKVRHLSGNAGIERMESALSDTRFKFFEAKENGSPLANPLAHISSTSASKSLGKQLVSVSHEHKVEIKGRSNRVVRSLFGISSSTQPRVGTEVQNVDVQSSCTVGTQSSPTENELLVNEIMHWGHGSFSSNPDTIKSEEIGIKIKETMEKAFWDGILESLKTGRPDYGRILGLVKEVRDELCDLAPQSWKQDILNSIDLDILSQVLDSGSQDIDYFGNILENVLVMLQKLSSPANEDDMRKAHQKMLNSLTDIARSSDKQSNSFVVASIKGLRFVLEQIQTLKKEVSVARIKLMEPLIKGSAGLEYLQKAFTDSYGSPLEAANSLPATLRWLSPLSNSLEEEWSEHIDLCSIFLANHGLPVTAVRTGGSLSASSKQHDGLFNASAGVDELPECNGEMVDKLVRIGLLKLASAIEGLTSETIPETLKLNVLRLRTVQSQFQQIIVIATSILVLRQVLLSEKSVASSELEAVILKTVKGLSELLKSSPDVGVKDIIEVVVRSSSSYSNTSSETKLQSRKEMMAGMLTKSLQNDNAVFAKVSRSIYLAARGVVLGGSGARGRKLADAALKRVGATMLSDQVVNVGNVLIMMAIVTGRVHDPWYRVLV, from the exons ATGGATTCTCGGGGGACGGTGGAGTCGCCGGAGGCCGCGAGGCCCGCGGCGGTGGCGCTCGACTTCACCGACGCGGAGGTGGCGTCATCCCGCGCGAGGATCCCCAGGAGGATACGGCGGAGGCTCCTGGAGGGCAAGAGCAGCGGCCCCTCCAGCGTGGAGGAGATCGAGGCCAAACTCAGAGATGCCGACCTCAGGAGACAG CAATTTCATGAATGGTTAACGAGCAAGGCAAGACCAAAACCAAGAAGCCCCTCATGGTCATCAGGAGAGGATGATCCTGGTCAAAGGCTTGAAGCAAAACTTTTTGCAGCCGAACAAAAGAG GTTGAGCCTTTTGACAAAGTCACAGATGCGGTTGGCTAGGTTGGGTGAGTTACGACAAGCTGCTAAAAGTGGGGTAAGAATGCGTTTTGAGAGGGAACGTGAAGAACTGGGCACAAGAGTTGAATCTCGTGTACAACAGGCCGAGGCAAACCGCATGCGCCTTATTAAGGCTCATCTTCAGAGAAGGGCTGCCATTCAGGAGAGAACTACAAGATCTTTGTTGCAACGGATTATCCGAGAAAACAAGTATAAAGAATGTGCGCTTTCTGCAATCTTCCAGAAGCGTGCTGCTGCTGAGAAAAAAAGGATGGGTTTGTTAGAAGCAGAAAAGAAAAGAGCACATGCTAGAGTAGTGCAGGCACGGAGGATAGCCAAAACTGTGTACCATCGAAGAGAAACTGAAAGGAGAAGAATGAAAGAGCAGTTAGAAAGTCGGCTTCAAAAG GCAAAGCGACAAAGGGCAGAGTATCTGAAACAAAGAGGTAGCCCACGTAGTACTGCACGACTCAATTTAATCAGACATGGAGATTttctttcaagaaaattagcaag GTGCTGGAGGCGGTTTGTGAGATTGAGGAGGACTACTTTTGCTTTGGCTAAAGCTTTTCAGGTTTTGGAATTAAATGAGGAGTCTATTAAAAGTATGCCATTCGAACAGGTTGCTCTCCTGATTGAATCAACCACATCACTTAAGACAATGAAAGCCTTGCTGGAACGGCTGGAGAGCCGTTTTTCACTTCTACTATCATCTGGACCATCAGGTGTGGAGAATATTGATCATCTGCTTAAGCATCTGGCTTCTCCAAATAGAAAAGTTCCAACTAACAGAACACCAGGAGAGAGAGGTGGAACAAAAAGAGGGGCCGTCAGAGAATCTAGGAGTGTTGAAACAACAATGTCTAGGTACCCAGTTAGAGTAGTTCTCTGTGCTTACATGATATTAGGCCATCCAAATGCTGTTTTCAGTGGTCAAGGGGAGCGTGAGACTGCCTTGAGAGAGTCCGCTATAAGCTTTCTTCAGGAGTTTGAGTTGTTAATCAAGGTGATATTAGGTGGTCCTAAAACTGCTCGCTTATCAAGTCAATCATTTTCAGATGTGTCTTTGGATCTTCATAAAGAGTCATCTAATAGTTTGCCTCGGGAGCAAAGTTTCAGATGCCAGCTGAGAACATTTGACTCAGCATGGCGTTCTTACCTGTACAGGTTTGTGGTATGGAAAGTGAAAGATGCTAGATCTCTGGAGGAAGATCTTGTGAGAGCTGCTTGCCAGTTAGAATTGTCAATGTTGCAGACATGCAAGATGACTGCAGAAGGACAGCCATTAGATCTTAGTCATGATATGAGGGCTATACAAAAGCAG GTTATTGAAGACCAGAAACTTCTAAGGGAGAAAGTACGACACCTGAGTGGCAATGCTGGTATTGAAAGAATGGAAAGTGCTTTATCAGATACAAGGTTCAAATTCTTTGAAGCAAAAGAGAATGGAAGCCCTTTAGCAAACCCTCTTGCTCATATTTCATCAACTTCAGCATCTAAATCTCTGGGAAAACAATTGGTTTCCGTGTCTCATGAGCACAAAGTTGAGATtaaagggagatcaaatcgtgtGGTTCGTTCTCTGTTTGGAATTTCATCTTCCACGCAGCCCCGAGTTGGTACAGAAGTTCAAAATGTAGATGTTCAATCCAGTTGCACAGTGGGAACACAGTCGTCACCCACGGAGAATGAACTCCTTGTGAATGAAATAATGCATTGGGGCCATGGATCTTTTTCTAGTAATCCTGACACTATCAAATCTGAAGAGATTGGTATCAAG ATTAAAGAGACAATGGAGAAAGCATTTTGGGATGGAATATTGGAATCTTTGAAGACAGGCAGACCTGACTATGGTAGAATACTAGGCCTTGTGAAGGAGGTACGAGATGAGTTATGTGATTTGGCTCCACAGAGTTGGAAGCAAGATATTCTCAATAGTATTGACCTTGACATTCTATCTCAG GTCCTTGACTCAGGCTCTCAGGATATAGATTATTTTGGAAATATTCTAGAGAATGTTCTGGTCATGCTGCAGAAACTCTCTTCTCCTGCAAATGAAGATGACATGAGAAAAGCCCACCAGAAGATGTTGAATAGTTTGACAGATATTGCTCGATCCAGTGACAAACAGAGTAACTCTTTTGTTGTTGCCTCGATCAAGGGTCTGCGTTTTGTTTTGGAACAAATACAG ACACTGAAAAAGGAAGTCAGTGTAGCCCGTATCAAGTTGATGGAACCACTCATCAAGGGATCTGCAGGGTTGGAGTATTTGCAGAAGGCATTCACTGACAGCTATGGATCTCCTCTTGAAGCTGCTAATTCTCTTCCAGCAACTCTTCGTTGGTTATCCCCATTAAGCAATAGTTTGGAAGAGGAATGGAGTGAGCATATTGATCTCTGTTCTATTTTCTTGGCAAATCAT GGTCTTCCTGTCACTGCTGTTCGAACAGGTGGTAGCCTTTCAGCATCATCAAAACAGCATGATGGTCTTTTTAATGCTTCAG CAGGTGTTGATGAACTACCAGAGTGCAATGGAGAAATGGTGGACAAGTTGGTAAGGATTGGTTTGCTAAAACTTGCAAGCGCGATAGAGGGATTGACATCTGAGACCATCCCCGAAACTCTTAAACTTAATGTTTTGAGATTAAGAACTGTTCAGAGTCAATTCCAGCAGATAATTGTCATTGCAACAAG CATTTTGGTCCTTCGACAAGTTCTCCTCAGTGAGAAATCTGTTGCGTCTTCGGAGTTGGAAGCTGTAATATTAAAAACTGTTAAAGGGCTCTCAGAGCTCTTGAAAAGTTCACCTGATGTGGGTGTCAAAGATATTATTGAGGTGGTGGTGAGATCATCAAGCTCATACTCAAATACCTCTTCGGAAACAAAGCTCCAGAGCAGAAAGGAGATGATGGCAGGAATGCTTACAAAAAGTTTGCAAAACGATAATGCTGTCTTCGCAAAGGTTTCACGGTCGATCTATTTGGCAGCACGAGGAGTCGTACTTGGTGGGAGCGGGGCCCGGGGGAGGAAACTGGCAGATGCAGCGCTCAAGCGAGTCGGGGCCACGATGCTCTCTGACCAAGTGGTTAATGTGGGCAACGTGCTTATTATGATGGCGATCGTCACCGGCCGTGTTCATGACCCATGGTATAGGGTCCTGGTATGA